From the Oleiharenicola lentus genome, one window contains:
- a CDS encoding MotA/TolQ/ExbB proton channel family protein, with translation MFSLLAPPALVSVVNVWQVFLTTDRVGQSVILLLAVFSIIAWAVMLGKRSELQKLRELNLRFERLLAQEKHVLSLPENMRNRRDIPYADLLADALEAYWRAAAIGKEKGEDTLRGRLEHAENAIQRALARQSLRYEASMIFLASVVSGAPFMGLFGTVWGVMEAFVAVSVMQTASIQTLAPGVSAALLTTIAGLVVAIPSVFGYNYLLGNVKTMITELENYASSLADRIELEAKLD, from the coding sequence ATGTTCAGCCTCCTCGCGCCTCCCGCCCTCGTCTCCGTCGTCAATGTCTGGCAGGTTTTCCTCACCACCGACCGGGTGGGCCAGTCCGTCATCCTGCTGCTCGCGGTGTTTAGCATCATCGCCTGGGCCGTGATGCTCGGCAAGCGATCCGAGCTCCAGAAGTTGCGCGAGCTGAACCTGCGCTTTGAGCGCCTGCTCGCGCAGGAAAAGCACGTGCTCAGCCTGCCGGAGAACATGCGCAACCGGCGCGACATTCCCTACGCCGACCTGCTGGCCGACGCGCTCGAGGCCTACTGGCGCGCCGCCGCCATCGGCAAGGAGAAGGGCGAGGACACGCTGCGCGGCCGCCTGGAGCACGCCGAGAACGCCATCCAGCGCGCGCTCGCCCGCCAGTCGCTGCGTTACGAGGCGAGCATGATCTTCCTCGCCTCCGTGGTGTCAGGCGCGCCGTTCATGGGCCTGTTCGGCACGGTGTGGGGCGTGATGGAGGCCTTCGTGGCGGTGTCGGTGATGCAAACCGCGAGCATCCAGACGCTGGCCCCCGGTGTCTCGGCGGCGTTGCTCACCACCATCGCCGGCCTCGTGGTGGCGATTCCGTCGGTCTTCGGCTACAATTACCTTCTCGGCAATGTGAAGACGATGATCACCGAACTCGAAAACTACGCCAGCAGCCTGGCGGATCGCATCGAGCTGGAGGCCAAACTGGACTGA
- a CDS encoding energy transducer TonB, with amino-acid sequence MRATSSSSVIVSLTLHAFVVAVLVLLTWYSAMQQAKAPVIFELVAGPPTNPEALEAPALGNTTKPVKLELPQVEQVPTMPEPEPVVETVPEPPAPKPAPVEKTKPKAPDKPKPDTSIAKEVKKAQRMSYNEYLKKHPTPKQTPASKQTGKSTAKGPRIDATGIAQGVQGGSKANTKGGGGGKALTREQADALDTYFSMLIQELKRAHEPPAGVSDDLQTQVTFDITASGAIMNPRIKKSSGNKEFDRSVIEAFLRVRSIGPMPTRRPDTVTVTFKMKDEV; translated from the coding sequence ATGCGCGCCACGTCGTCCAGTTCCGTCATCGTCTCGCTGACGCTGCATGCGTTCGTGGTGGCGGTGTTGGTGCTGCTGACGTGGTATTCGGCGATGCAGCAGGCGAAAGCGCCGGTCATTTTCGAGCTGGTGGCCGGACCGCCGACCAATCCCGAGGCGCTGGAGGCTCCGGCCTTGGGCAACACGACCAAGCCCGTGAAGCTTGAGCTTCCCCAGGTGGAGCAGGTGCCAACCATGCCGGAACCCGAGCCGGTGGTGGAGACCGTGCCCGAACCGCCTGCGCCCAAGCCTGCGCCGGTCGAGAAAACCAAACCCAAGGCCCCGGATAAGCCCAAGCCTGACACTTCGATCGCCAAGGAGGTGAAGAAGGCACAGCGGATGTCCTACAACGAGTACTTGAAGAAGCATCCCACGCCGAAGCAGACTCCCGCAAGCAAGCAGACCGGAAAGTCCACGGCCAAGGGCCCCCGGATCGACGCCACCGGTATCGCCCAAGGCGTGCAAGGTGGATCGAAGGCCAACACCAAAGGGGGCGGGGGCGGCAAGGCGCTGACCCGCGAGCAGGCGGACGCCCTCGATACCTATTTTTCCATGCTCATCCAGGAACTGAAGCGCGCGCACGAACCGCCCGCGGGCGTGAGCGACGATCTCCAGACCCAGGTCACCTTCGACATCACGGCCAGCGGCGCGATCATGAACCCGCGCATCAAGAAATCCTCCGGAAACAAGGAGTTCGACCGCTCGGTGATTGAGGCCTTCCTGCGGGTGCGCTCGATCGGTCCGATGCCCACCCGGCGGCCCGACACCGTCACGGTGACCTTCAAGATGAAGGACGAAGTCTGA
- a CDS encoding ExbD/TolR family protein, whose translation MARIFRRQRQLHPVAELNVTNLVDLGFTLLIIFMIATPLIQQEQTIPVNLPGESKRDQQKAPPDTEYVAISIDRSGNYYFGSERMSLPEISRQLMAEAAKAKQPVIRIRADLTLQWQQVVRVMDEVKRHNLTKITFDTEAR comes from the coding sequence ATGGCCCGTATCTTCCGCCGTCAACGCCAGCTCCATCCCGTCGCGGAGCTCAACGTCACCAACCTGGTGGACCTGGGTTTCACGCTGCTGATCATCTTCATGATCGCCACGCCCCTCATCCAGCAGGAGCAGACCATCCCGGTCAACCTGCCCGGCGAGTCCAAGCGCGACCAGCAAAAGGCTCCGCCCGACACGGAATACGTCGCGATCTCCATCGACCGGTCGGGCAACTATTATTTCGGCAGCGAGCGCATGTCGCTGCCCGAGATCTCGCGCCAGCTCATGGCCGAGGCGGCCAAGGCCAAGCAGCCCGTCATCCGCATCCGCGCCGACCTCACGCTCCAGTGGCAGCAGGTGGTGCGCGTGATGGACGAGGTGAAGCGGCATAATCTCACCAAGATCACCTTCGACACCGAAGCCCGTTGA
- a CDS encoding alpha/beta fold hydrolase: MGVTIHHVDLGGQGNPPLLLLHGLLGSSRNWQTAGKDLTLDWQVMALDARNHGRSPHDAAMNYEVLADDVAAWMQARGMGRATLVGHSMGGKTAMLLACRRPELVERLVVVDIAPKDYFWVAHRGEFAAMNELDLSSIQSRGEAEMRFEARVPNLGMRKFLTTNLDRDEAGRWKWTVNLPVLTEALPGLERNSLGAGDRYEGPTLFIAGGKSQYVQPGDHETIRRHFPSARIEVIPESGHNPHMEARERFVALVRSP; encoded by the coding sequence ATGGGCGTAACCATTCATCACGTTGATCTGGGTGGGCAGGGGAATCCCCCGCTGCTTCTGCTGCACGGGCTGCTGGGGTCTTCGCGCAACTGGCAGACGGCCGGCAAGGATCTTACTTTAGACTGGCAGGTGATGGCCCTCGACGCCCGCAACCACGGGCGATCGCCACACGACGCGGCCATGAACTATGAGGTGCTGGCGGACGATGTCGCGGCGTGGATGCAGGCACGGGGCATGGGGCGAGCGACGCTAGTCGGGCACAGCATGGGCGGGAAGACGGCTATGCTGCTGGCCTGCCGCCGTCCGGAACTGGTCGAGAGGTTGGTAGTCGTGGACATCGCGCCCAAGGACTATTTCTGGGTCGCACACCGCGGCGAGTTTGCCGCCATGAACGAGCTGGACCTGAGCAGCATCCAGTCACGCGGCGAAGCCGAGATGCGCTTCGAGGCGCGGGTGCCGAATCTGGGGATGCGAAAATTCCTCACCACCAACCTCGACCGCGACGAGGCCGGCCGTTGGAAGTGGACGGTGAATCTGCCGGTGCTGACCGAGGCGCTACCGGGGCTGGAGCGCAACAGTCTCGGCGCGGGTGATCGCTACGAGGGACCGACGCTGTTCATCGCCGGCGGCAAGTCCCAATACGTCCAGCCGGGCGATCACGAGACAATCCGCCGGCATTTCCCTTCGGCGCGCATCGAGGTGATTCCCGAGTCCGGGCACAACCCGCACATGGAGGCGCGGGAACGATTCGTGGCACTGGTGAGGAGCCCCTGA
- the galE gene encoding UDP-glucose 4-epimerase GalE: MKVLVAGGAGYIGSHCVKQLVAAGHEPVVVDNLVYGHRAAVAPSIRLHDVNLGQPEAIRTVIAAEKPDVVMHFAAYAYVGESVTHPLKYYQNNVAATLHLLEAMLAHGVKKFVFSSTCATYGVPERMPITEDLPQKPINPYGQTKLDVENMLKALAPATGLSFAAFRYFNAAGAAEDGSIGEDHDPESHLIPLAIGAAQGLRPALQVFGNDYPTPDGTCLRDYVHVDDLSRAHIAAFRLLEKPGSQNFFNLGTGTPTSVLKVIRAVEKVSGLKVPHHFAPRRAGDPPALYADAAKAREQLGWTPKFQTIEPIIETAWRWHQAKPKGYQDRK, from the coding sequence ATGAAAGTGCTCGTTGCCGGCGGAGCCGGTTACATTGGAAGCCATTGCGTCAAACAGCTGGTCGCCGCCGGTCATGAACCCGTCGTCGTGGATAATCTCGTTTACGGGCACCGGGCCGCAGTTGCCCCCTCGATACGTCTGCACGACGTGAATCTGGGACAACCGGAGGCGATCCGCACCGTCATTGCGGCCGAAAAGCCCGACGTGGTGATGCACTTTGCCGCCTATGCCTACGTTGGCGAATCCGTGACCCACCCCCTCAAGTATTACCAGAACAACGTCGCGGCCACGTTGCACCTGCTGGAGGCGATGCTGGCGCACGGGGTGAAAAAGTTCGTGTTCTCGTCCACCTGCGCGACCTACGGCGTGCCCGAGCGCATGCCGATTACCGAGGATCTGCCGCAGAAACCGATCAATCCCTACGGGCAGACCAAGCTTGATGTGGAAAACATGCTCAAGGCCCTCGCGCCGGCCACGGGCCTGAGCTTCGCCGCCTTCCGCTACTTTAACGCCGCCGGCGCCGCCGAGGACGGCTCCATCGGCGAGGATCACGATCCGGAGTCACACCTTATCCCTCTGGCCATCGGCGCAGCTCAGGGATTGCGGCCGGCGCTCCAGGTTTTCGGCAACGACTACCCCACCCCGGACGGGACCTGTCTGCGCGATTATGTGCATGTGGACGACCTCAGCCGCGCCCACATCGCCGCTTTCAGGCTGCTGGAGAAGCCCGGTTCGCAGAATTTCTTCAACCTCGGCACCGGCACGCCGACCTCGGTGCTGAAAGTCATCCGCGCGGTCGAGAAGGTTTCCGGCCTGAAGGTCCCCCACCATTTCGCGCCGCGCCGCGCCGGTGATCCGCCCGCGCTCTATGCCGACGCCGCCAAGGCCCGCGAGCAACTGGGCTGGACGCCGAAGTTCCAGACCATCGAGCCGATCATCGAAACCGCCTGGCGCTGGCACCAGGCCAAGCCGAAGGGGTATCAGGATCGCAAGTAG
- a CDS encoding sigma-54-dependent transcriptional regulator — protein sequence MSEAVSAPVPRILVIDDDTEVRYSLNRVLSSQRYEVQEAPSGEEGVAAVKKQAPDVVLLDNRMTGMSGLETLQHIRAANPKQLVIFMTAYGTAQTAIEAMKFGAFDYVVKPFDPPKLLALVESALRTQADNKSAAGYKPVINTEEHKEGIVGASPAMQQVFKIIGQFAASDASVMITGESGTGKELVARSLHRHSHRASKPYVAVNCAAIPENLIESELFGHERGSFTGATAQRLGKFEQCDGGTIFLDEIGDMTPTTQTKILRVLQEGDIQRVGGVDTIKVNVRVVAATNKDLEALVREKKFREDLYYRLNVVRVKLPPLRERTEDVVQIVDFFVQNLAKAKKVKARKVAPEAMALLTAYPWPGNVRELENVVYRSAVAATGDAILPKDLPDEVRDPKGAASVVSSGESLESLYDKLAKALRAQHPGEELAKLQEAMESRLPESEAKPAAKKRPKK from the coding sequence ATGTCCGAAGCCGTCTCCGCTCCTGTCCCGCGCATTCTCGTCATCGATGATGACACCGAGGTCCGTTACTCGCTCAACCGGGTGCTTTCCTCCCAGCGTTACGAGGTGCAGGAGGCCCCGAGCGGCGAGGAAGGCGTGGCGGCCGTCAAGAAGCAGGCGCCCGACGTGGTGCTGCTCGACAACCGCATGACCGGCATGTCGGGCCTGGAGACCCTTCAGCACATCCGCGCAGCCAATCCGAAGCAGCTGGTGATTTTCATGACCGCCTACGGCACGGCCCAGACCGCGATCGAGGCGATGAAGTTTGGCGCATTCGACTACGTGGTGAAGCCCTTCGATCCGCCCAAGCTGCTGGCGCTGGTGGAGAGCGCCCTGCGCACTCAGGCCGACAACAAGTCCGCCGCGGGTTACAAACCCGTCATCAACACCGAGGAGCACAAGGAAGGCATTGTCGGCGCCTCACCGGCCATGCAGCAGGTGTTCAAGATCATAGGCCAGTTCGCCGCCAGCGACGCGTCGGTGATGATCACCGGCGAGAGCGGCACCGGCAAGGAACTCGTCGCCCGCAGCCTTCACCGCCACAGCCACCGCGCGTCGAAGCCCTATGTCGCGGTCAATTGCGCGGCCATTCCCGAGAATCTGATCGAAAGCGAGCTGTTCGGCCACGAGCGCGGCTCGTTCACAGGCGCGACGGCGCAGCGGCTGGGCAAGTTCGAGCAGTGCGACGGTGGCACCATTTTCCTCGACGAGATCGGCGACATGACGCCGACCACGCAGACCAAGATCCTGCGCGTGCTGCAGGAGGGCGACATCCAGCGCGTCGGCGGCGTGGACACGATCAAGGTCAACGTACGCGTCGTCGCCGCGACCAACAAGGACCTCGAGGCGCTGGTGCGCGAAAAGAAGTTCCGCGAGGACCTCTATTACCGGCTCAACGTCGTGCGCGTTAAGCTGCCGCCATTGCGCGAGCGCACCGAGGACGTGGTCCAGATCGTGGATTTCTTCGTGCAGAACCTCGCCAAGGCCAAGAAGGTGAAGGCGCGCAAGGTGGCGCCGGAAGCCATGGCCCTGCTCACCGCCTACCCGTGGCCGGGCAACGTGCGCGAACTGGAGAACGTCGTTTATCGCAGCGCCGTGGCCGCGACCGGTGACGCGATTTTGCCCAAGGATCTACCCGACGAGGTGCGCGATCCCAAGGGCGCGGCCTCGGTCGTCAGCAGCGGCGAGTCGCTCGAAAGCCTATACGACAAGTTGGCCAAGGCCCTCCGCGCCCAGCACCCGGGTGAAGAGCTGGCCAAGCTGCAGGAAGCGATGGAATCACGCCTGCCGGAGAGTGAAGCCAAGCCGGCGGCCAAGAAACGGCCGAAGAAGTAG
- a CDS encoding DNA polymerase III subunit delta', whose translation MSAPTVTPWPPALAGTPTVSVLERAIERQRLAHSLLLHGENLSTLASVAHAIADRLLNDPRQPTQYFPPKQHPDFLALRPAGKSRQIGVEPMREIIGRIQVSPQVSLRKVLVVYEADRMNIPTANVFLKTLEEPTASTTILLLTTRPYSLLPTIRSRCLHFRFTDDGHEALVDADAAIRDLWKSTLADYAAWLGHASAGQADKRAIADQVMAVYGLITRFNAVLAAATDQIWKQQKEKLPEDLGDDEQAAIETGIANGVRTKLFAEIERTTRDFAMQRLAAEASSPETVRRAAVGAIAQLEHDTGLLRLNLNESAALENFLLSSLRIWARR comes from the coding sequence ATGTCCGCCCCCACCGTCACGCCCTGGCCCCCTGCCCTCGCCGGCACGCCGACGGTCTCCGTCTTGGAGCGCGCCATCGAACGCCAGCGGCTCGCGCACAGCCTGCTGCTGCACGGCGAGAACCTCAGCACCCTCGCCAGCGTGGCCCACGCCATCGCCGACCGCCTGCTCAACGACCCGCGGCAGCCGACGCAGTATTTTCCGCCCAAGCAGCACCCCGACTTCCTCGCCCTGCGTCCGGCCGGCAAGTCCCGCCAGATCGGCGTCGAGCCCATGCGCGAGATCATCGGCCGCATCCAGGTTTCCCCGCAGGTCTCCCTGCGCAAGGTCCTCGTCGTCTATGAGGCCGACCGGATGAACATTCCCACGGCCAATGTCTTCCTCAAGACCCTTGAGGAGCCGACCGCCAGCACGACCATCCTGCTGCTGACCACCCGCCCCTACTCGCTCCTGCCCACGATCCGCAGCCGCTGCCTGCACTTCCGTTTCACCGACGACGGCCACGAGGCGCTGGTCGATGCAGACGCGGCCATCCGCGATCTCTGGAAATCGACGCTCGCCGACTACGCCGCCTGGCTCGGCCACGCCTCCGCAGGCCAGGCCGACAAGCGCGCCATCGCCGATCAGGTCATGGCCGTTTACGGCCTCATCACGCGCTTCAACGCCGTCCTCGCCGCCGCCACCGACCAGATCTGGAAGCAGCAGAAGGAGAAGCTGCCCGAGGACCTCGGCGACGACGAGCAGGCCGCCATCGAGACCGGCATCGCCAACGGCGTCCGCACCAAACTCTTTGCCGAGATCGAGCGCACCACGCGGGACTTCGCCATGCAGCGCCTGGCCGCCGAGGCCAGCAGTCCCGAGACCGTCAGGCGGGCCGCCGTCGGCGCCATCGCCCAGCTCGAACACGACACCGGCCTCCTCCGCCTGAACCTCAACGAGTCCGCCGCGCTGGAGAATTTCCTGCTGTCGTCGCTGCGGATTTGGGCAAGGCGCTAA
- a CDS encoding beta-ketoacyl-[acyl-carrier-protein] synthase family protein — protein sequence MKHTRIVITGIGLTAPNGNTLAEFRANLLKGVSGIAMTEVRYMGQWPAGLCKFDPLKYQKKKDVRIGTRAGSISIYCAREAVADSGINLDARDKSRIGVYLGITEHGNVETENEVFNISQFKYDTKFWTHHHNPRTVANSPAGEVSLNLGTTGPAYTIGAACAAGNMGLIHATQMLRLGEVDLAICGGVSESPQTFGIFAGFKSQNALATHADPTKASRPFDKGRNGIVISEGGAIYTLERLEDAQARGAKIYAEIAGYCVNSDATDYVLPNPERQAQCVEKALINAAMTVDDIDIVNTHATSTPQGDIQECQAIATAFGKRKEPAAINNTKSFIGHAMGAAGALELAGNIPSFDDLIVHPTINVDELDPQCDIPGLVINQPRAVKRVDAILNNSFGMLGINSTLIIKRFRT from the coding sequence ATGAAGCACACCCGCATCGTCATCACCGGCATCGGTCTCACCGCCCCGAACGGCAACACTCTGGCCGAATTCCGCGCCAACCTGCTGAAGGGCGTGTCGGGCATCGCGATGACGGAGGTGCGCTACATGGGCCAGTGGCCGGCCGGTCTCTGCAAATTCGATCCGTTGAAATACCAGAAGAAGAAGGATGTCCGCATCGGCACGCGCGCCGGCAGCATCAGCATCTACTGCGCCCGCGAGGCGGTCGCCGATTCCGGCATCAATCTCGACGCGCGCGACAAGAGCCGCATCGGCGTCTATCTCGGCATCACGGAGCACGGCAACGTTGAGACCGAGAACGAGGTCTTCAACATCTCGCAGTTCAAATACGACACGAAGTTCTGGACGCACCACCACAACCCGCGGACCGTAGCCAACAGCCCCGCGGGCGAAGTATCGCTCAACCTCGGCACGACCGGCCCCGCCTACACGATCGGCGCCGCCTGCGCCGCCGGCAACATGGGCCTCATCCACGCCACCCAGATGCTGCGGCTCGGCGAGGTGGACCTGGCCATCTGCGGCGGCGTGAGCGAGAGTCCGCAGACCTTCGGCATCTTCGCCGGTTTCAAAAGCCAGAACGCCCTCGCCACCCACGCCGACCCGACCAAGGCCAGCCGGCCTTTCGACAAGGGCCGCAACGGCATCGTGATCTCGGAGGGTGGGGCGATCTACACGCTCGAACGCCTCGAAGACGCCCAGGCTCGCGGCGCGAAAATCTACGCCGAAATCGCCGGCTACTGCGTCAACTCCGACGCCACCGACTACGTGTTGCCCAACCCCGAACGCCAGGCCCAATGCGTCGAGAAGGCACTCATCAACGCCGCGATGACGGTGGACGACATCGACATCGTCAACACGCACGCCACCTCGACCCCACAGGGCGACATTCAGGAATGCCAGGCCATCGCCACCGCCTTCGGCAAACGGAAGGAACCGGCTGCGATCAACAACACCAAGAGTTTCATCGGCCACGCCATGGGCGCGGCCGGCGCACTGGAGCTGGCGGGCAATATTCCGAGCTTCGACGACCTCATCGTCCACCCCACGATCAACGTGGATGAGCTTGATCCGCAGTGCGATATCCCCGGCCTCGTGATCAACCAGCCGAGGGCCGTTAAACGGGTTGACGCCATCCTGAATAATTCCTTTGGTATGTTAGGAATTAACTCCACCCTCATCATCAAGCGCTTCCGCACCTGA
- the tmk gene encoding dTMP kinase — protein sequence MPPKTKSAGKLISFEGSEGSGKSTQIARLADRLQKSGREVVATREPGGTEIGEQIRNIIVHNSKGDEMTPETELLLFTAARAQVVREVIAPALKRGAVVLSDRFLDSSTVYQGIARNLAPGPVAEINRFAVGNVMPDLTIVIDVPTEVSLQRVRQRASDLPDRMERENITFYKKVREGYLLLAKEWPDRVVVLDGTLTPAAIEKKIWAIVQKRLG from the coding sequence ATGCCCCCCAAGACCAAATCCGCCGGCAAACTCATCTCCTTCGAGGGCTCCGAAGGCAGCGGCAAATCCACCCAGATCGCCCGCTTGGCCGACCGTCTGCAAAAGTCCGGCCGCGAGGTCGTCGCCACCCGCGAGCCCGGCGGCACTGAGATCGGCGAGCAGATCCGGAACATCATCGTCCATAATTCCAAGGGCGACGAAATGACGCCCGAGACCGAGCTGCTCCTCTTCACCGCCGCCCGTGCCCAGGTCGTCCGCGAGGTCATTGCCCCCGCCCTCAAACGCGGCGCCGTCGTCCTGAGCGACCGGTTCCTCGACTCCTCGACCGTCTATCAGGGCATCGCCCGCAACCTCGCCCCCGGCCCGGTGGCCGAGATCAACCGTTTCGCCGTCGGCAATGTGATGCCCGACCTCACCATCGTCATCGACGTGCCCACCGAGGTCAGCCTCCAACGCGTGCGCCAGCGCGCCTCTGACCTGCCCGACCGCATGGAGCGCGAGAACATCACGTTCTACAAGAAGGTCCGCGAAGGCTACCTGCTGCTCGCGAAGGAGTGGCCCGATCGCGTCGTCGTGCTCGACGGCACGCTGACGCCCGCCGCCATCGAGAAGAAAATCTGGGCCATCGTCCAAAAACGCCTCGGCTAA
- a CDS encoding MATE family efflux transporter: MNHQPTNSTKTPTLLSIAWPIFVEQSLRILIGTVDTFMVAHVSDGAVAALGVSHRLIMLAIICFNFIGIGTSVVITHHLGAGDQKGAEKIASTALGVNLWMGLLASAVIFAFNEQLLRLMQLPEELMAYALPFMALMGGTLFLESINISIGAILRAHGNTRDVMFVTVGQNIINVVGVSLVLFGWFGLPKLGVEGVAAASVFSRLVATAALLILLSRRLGIRMHWRTPFDLPMDRIRRILHIGLPAAGEHMTYWLALLTVTGFIGHMGAKSLSIMAYTQTVQSLVILFSLSLGLGTEIVVGRLIGAGDFEGAYRQLLSSVKLSLMLAAGGMVIIALVAPHLIGLFSSDPEIVAGGTLLLRIAFALEIGRVFNIVVINSLRATGDARFPVQIGAACMWLLWVPNSWLLGVYLGWGLVGIWIAMTLDEWLRGVIMYRRWKTRKWLPFAERSRAAVLAHKDTNVPMVHET; the protein is encoded by the coding sequence ATGAATCATCAGCCGACCAACAGCACCAAGACACCGACCCTCCTCTCGATCGCCTGGCCGATCTTTGTCGAGCAGAGCCTGCGCATCCTCATCGGCACGGTGGACACGTTCATGGTGGCGCACGTCTCCGACGGCGCGGTGGCGGCGCTGGGTGTGTCGCACCGGCTGATCATGCTGGCGATCATCTGCTTCAACTTCATCGGCATCGGCACGAGCGTGGTCATCACCCACCACCTCGGCGCGGGCGACCAGAAGGGCGCCGAGAAGATAGCCTCCACCGCCCTCGGCGTGAATCTCTGGATGGGCCTGCTGGCCAGCGCGGTCATCTTCGCCTTCAACGAGCAACTGCTGCGACTGATGCAGCTGCCGGAGGAACTCATGGCCTACGCCCTGCCTTTCATGGCGCTGATGGGCGGCACCCTGTTCCTGGAATCGATCAACATCTCCATCGGCGCCATTCTCCGGGCGCACGGCAACACGCGAGACGTGATGTTCGTCACCGTTGGCCAAAATATCATCAACGTTGTTGGCGTGTCGCTCGTGCTCTTCGGCTGGTTCGGTTTGCCCAAGCTCGGGGTCGAGGGCGTGGCCGCGGCCAGTGTCTTCAGCCGTCTCGTGGCGACCGCCGCGCTGCTCATTCTGCTCAGCCGGCGCCTGGGCATCCGGATGCACTGGCGCACGCCGTTTGATCTGCCGATGGACCGTATCCGACGCATCCTGCACATCGGGTTGCCGGCGGCAGGCGAGCACATGACCTACTGGCTGGCCCTGCTCACGGTCACGGGCTTCATCGGCCACATGGGGGCCAAGAGTCTCTCGATCATGGCCTACACCCAGACGGTGCAGTCTCTGGTGATTTTGTTCAGTCTCTCACTCGGCCTCGGCACGGAGATCGTTGTGGGCCGCCTCATCGGGGCCGGCGACTTCGAGGGCGCCTACCGGCAGCTGCTCTCCAGCGTGAAACTCAGCCTGATGCTGGCCGCCGGCGGCATGGTGATCATCGCGCTGGTGGCCCCGCACCTGATCGGATTGTTCTCGTCCGACCCGGAGATCGTCGCGGGAGGAACGCTGCTCCTCCGTATCGCCTTCGCCCTCGAGATCGGGCGGGTCTTCAACATCGTCGTCATCAACTCGCTTCGTGCGACCGGCGACGCCCGTTTCCCCGTCCAGATCGGCGCCGCCTGCATGTGGCTGCTGTGGGTGCCGAATTCCTGGCTGCTTGGCGTTTATCTCGGCTGGGGGCTGGTCGGCATCTGGATCGCCATGACCCTCGATGAGTGGCTGCGTGGCGTCATCATGTATCGTCGCTGGAAGACCCGGAAATGGCTGCCCTTCGCCGAGCGCAGCCGCGCCGCCGTCCTCGCCCACAAGGACACCAACGTGCCGATGGTGCATGAGACTTGA
- a CDS encoding site-2 protease family protein: MFRLFGIQLAVHVSFLLLLGYYAWSGWQEGGRSGMVWSICFILLFFACVVLHELGHSLTARRFGVRVPRILLLPIGGMAEMDQIPRRPSAELFITVAGPAVNFVIAGLLIPFFWREMLGLASFDIYSATDTFAHLAWANLVMGTFNLLPVFPMDGGRIFRAVLAVYLPYLRATWWAVLVGRTLALIFAGLAFFYFDNPMAGVLFAFIFLAAGAEYRILLRREQEAAYWAELARRVAANESAAQNSEPPLLKN; this comes from the coding sequence TTGTTTCGCCTCTTCGGCATCCAACTCGCGGTGCATGTGAGTTTTCTCCTGCTTCTGGGCTATTACGCCTGGAGCGGCTGGCAGGAAGGCGGCCGCAGCGGGATGGTTTGGAGCATTTGTTTCATTCTGCTGTTTTTCGCCTGCGTGGTGCTGCACGAACTGGGCCACTCGCTCACGGCCCGGCGCTTCGGCGTGCGCGTGCCGCGCATCCTGCTCCTGCCCATTGGCGGCATGGCGGAGATGGACCAGATCCCCCGCCGGCCTTCAGCCGAGTTGTTCATCACCGTCGCGGGTCCGGCGGTTAACTTCGTGATCGCCGGCCTGTTGATTCCGTTCTTCTGGCGCGAGATGCTGGGGCTCGCCTCCTTTGATATCTACTCGGCCACCGACACCTTTGCGCATTTGGCCTGGGCCAACCTCGTCATGGGCACCTTCAACCTGCTGCCGGTCTTCCCGATGGACGGCGGGCGAATATTCCGGGCGGTGCTGGCGGTCTACCTGCCCTACCTGCGGGCCACTTGGTGGGCTGTCTTGGTGGGACGCACCCTGGCGCTGATTTTCGCGGGATTGGCATTTTTCTACTTCGATAACCCGATGGCCGGCGTGCTCTTCGCCTTTATCTTCCTGGCCGCGGGAGCGGAATACCGCATCCTGCTTCGCCGTGAACAGGAGGCGGCCTACTGGGCGGAGTTGGCCCGGCGGGTGGCCGCAAATGAGTCGGCGGCGCAAAACTCCGAACCTCCCTTGCTCAAGAACTGA